In one window of Bdellovibrio bacteriovorus W DNA:
- a CDS encoding lipid A biosynthesis lauroyl acyltransferase (COG1560 Lauroyl/myristoyl acyltransferase) — MQLLVKFLVKIMIFLSSLFPRHWLRKSGVWVGFLWFDVLGFRKRIVLDNLALAFPEKSEKEREAIGRESVYQLGYNFAEFFFIPSISNEWLQENVVFEGWENIEKARELKKGMFFLSLHLGNGDLASNAIAMKGQEIFIITKRFKSKWFDDLWFSVRGAKGVQYIDAHGPNNAFEILKALKKNAGLVFVLDQFMGKPYGIETSFFGKKTGTAYGLALFAQKTKAPILPIYTYEGADHKIHVVVEPALDTAKYVTENKDESILNLTQAFNDKLEEIVRQHPEQWMWVHRRWKDFK, encoded by the coding sequence ATGCAGCTCTTAGTAAAATTTTTAGTTAAAATTATGATTTTCTTAAGCTCCCTCTTTCCTCGGCATTGGCTGAGAAAGTCAGGAGTTTGGGTTGGTTTTCTTTGGTTTGATGTGTTGGGATTTCGTAAGCGCATCGTCTTAGACAACCTGGCTTTAGCCTTTCCAGAGAAGTCAGAAAAAGAACGTGAAGCTATTGGAAGAGAGTCTGTTTATCAGCTAGGTTATAACTTTGCAGAGTTCTTTTTCATCCCGTCTATTTCTAACGAGTGGTTGCAAGAAAACGTCGTCTTTGAAGGCTGGGAAAATATCGAAAAGGCCCGAGAGCTTAAAAAAGGCATGTTTTTCCTAAGTTTGCACCTTGGAAACGGAGACCTTGCTTCCAATGCAATTGCGATGAAGGGTCAAGAGATCTTCATTATCACCAAGCGCTTTAAATCCAAATGGTTTGATGATTTGTGGTTTTCCGTCCGTGGCGCAAAGGGTGTTCAGTACATTGATGCTCACGGCCCGAATAACGCTTTTGAAATCCTAAAAGCTTTGAAAAAAAATGCTGGACTGGTATTTGTTCTAGATCAATTTATGGGGAAACCTTACGGAATTGAAACGAGCTTCTTCGGAAAGAAGACGGGGACTGCCTATGGCTTGGCATTGTTTGCGCAAAAAACCAAAGCCCCTATCTTGCCGATTTACACTTATGAGGGAGCCGATCACAAAATTCACGTGGTCGTGGAGCCAGCCCTAGACACTGCTAAATATGTGACAGAGAATAAAGATGAAAGTATCCTTAATCTTACTCAAGCATTCAATGACAAGCTTGAAGAGATTGTACGCCAGCATCCAGAGCAGTGGATGTGGGTGCATCGTCGCTGGAAGGATTTTAAGTGA